From the genome of Chelonia mydas isolate rCheMyd1 chromosome 2, rCheMyd1.pri.v2, whole genome shotgun sequence, one region includes:
- the TMPPE gene encoding transmembrane protein with metallophosphoesterase domain has translation MISFKQLPLEAKAAVAAGVVFFSMMISRTFLAEQLEFGTQRWLRRLQMALFVNALMLIGSLYIWRCIVTTFYRLSAAYSYCFLSWKIAVLTFLALAHSSFFTLLFLVAEEPYFFSLVSYTCLGAYIILIFFLFTLGSVEQVYKLLVSRGARTSVINKSSKTVMKPVLVVMVTVALTAVGLLNASQPPAVTSVVIPVHKLPLSMDGLKVVLLSDIHLGPTVGKTKLAMVVQMVKALKPDITVIVGDLSDSEVMAIRPAVEPLSELNSPLGTYFVTGNHEYYTSDVNSWFELLKSFNIHPLHNENVKISSPRSSNDWFCLAGVDDIEAQVMRYSGHGMDLKKALVDCSADHAIVLLAHQPLAAKWALQDRPDINLILSGHTHGGQIFPLSAGAYLLNPFFVGLYKVGQSTFVYVSPGTMYYGIPMRLGSRAEITEIILHSP, from the coding sequence ATGATCTCCTTCAAGCAATTGCCGCTTGAAGCAAAGGCTGCAGTGGCTGCTGGAGTTGTCTTCTTCTCCATGATGATATCCCGGACCTTCCTGGCAGAGCAACTTGAGTTCGGTACACAGAGGTGGCTGCGGAGATTACAGATGGCACTGTTTGTTAATGCGCTGATGCTCATAGGTTCTCTTTACATCTGGAGATGTATAGTGACCACATTCTACAGGCTTTCAGCTGCTTACTCCTATTGTTTCCTGTCATGGAAAATAGCTGTGCTAACGTTTCTAGCTTTGGCACACTCAAGCTTTTTTACATTGCTGTTTCTTGTTGCAGAAGAGCCCTATTTCTTTTCCTTAGTTTCTTACACATGTCTAGGAGCCTATATAatccttattttctttctcttcacTCTGGGCTCTGTAGAGCAAGTTTATAAACTCTTGGTCAGCAGAGGTGCTAGGACAAGTGTTATCAATAAGAGTAGTAAAACTGTGATGAAACCTGTTTTGGTTGTTATGGTGACAGTTGCTCTGACTGCTGTTGGGTTGTTGAAtgcctcccagcctcctgcagtgACCTCAGTGGTGATTCCTGTTCACAAACTGCCTTTGTCCATGGATGGCCTGAAGGTGGTGTTGCTATCAGATATCCACCTGGGACCCACTGTAGGGAAGACTAAACTTGCAATGGTTGTGCAGATGGTCAAAGCTTTAAAACCTGATATCACTGTGATTGTAGGTGATCTGTCAGATTCTGAAGTGATGGCCATCCGACCTGCTGTTGAACCTCTTAGTGAGCTTAATTCCCCATTGGGAACTTACTTTGTCACTGGAAACCACGAGTATTATACTTCTGATGTCAACAGCTGGTTTGAATTACTGAAGTCATTTAACATTCATCCACTCCACAATGAGAATGTGAAGATCTCTTCTCCAAGGAGCAGCAATGATTGGTTCTGTCTGGCTGGGGTTGATGATATTGAAGCTCAGGTTATGCGCTATTCTGGGCATggcatggatttaaaaaaagccCTAGTTGACTGCAGTGCTGATCATGCAATAGTACTTCTGGCTCATCAGCCACTGGCTGCAAAATGGGCTCTCCAAGATCGCCCAGACATAAATTTGATCCTTTCTGGCCACACTCATGGTGGGCAAATATTCCCTCTGAGTGCTGGTGCCTATTTGCTGAATCCCTTCTTTGTTGGCTTGTATAAAGTTGGCCAGAGCACTTTCGTATATGTCAGCCCGGGGACTATGTATTATGGAATTCCAATGAGGCTGGGCAGCAGAGCTGAAATAACGGAGATCATCCTGCACTCTCCCTGA